A single genomic interval of Coccidioides posadasii str. Silveira chromosome 1, complete sequence harbors:
- a CDS encoding uncharacterized protein (EggNog:ENOG410Q5BB) produces MASRSHFTRIPSASSSNASTTIADTNRPISSRPIPPAAPSTVRRNLFHAHLSRRQHNSSTSTSSLGTSRNRTHTRTISGSGDGSGMSSTLGGGILKSRLMTGVLSLNCSLPDEGDIVVRDKNGTYKVDVPILQPGSLGEGAGDEDADEVMGAVESVGHTGLEHDGGISCADKEKIEASIAELMRRNRSRQMNSEPSEVYLLIQQSLKNRVALLDEDRWMFEIEGGSHT; encoded by the exons ATGGCATCTAGATCCCATTTCACCCGCATTCCGTCTGCCAGCAGTAGCAACGCCTCAACCACCATCGCTGATACCAATCGCCCAATCTCTTCGCGTCCAATTCCTCCCGCCGCGCCTTCCACAGTCCGACGGAACCTTTTTCACGCTCACCTCAGCCGCCGTCAGCACAATTCGTCCACCTCCACTAGCTCTCTAGGAACTTCTCGCAATCGCACCCACACCCGCACAATCTCTGGTAGCGGTGATGGGAGTGGAATGAGCAGCACCTTGGGCGGAGGGATATTAAAATCCCGCCTTATGACGGGTGTATTATCTTTAAATTGCTCTCTTCCAGACGAAGGCGATATCGTCGTGCGGGACAAGAATGGCACCTATAAAGTCGATGTGCCGATTTTACAACCCGGAAGTCTTGGTGAGGGTGCTGGCGATGAGGACGCTGATGAGGTGATGGGGGCTGTTGAAAGTGTTGGACATACTGGACTGGAGCACGACGGAGGTATAAGCTGTGCGGATAAAGAGA AAATCGAGGCGAGCATCGCGGAACTAATGCGGCGTAATCGAAGCAGGCAGATGAATAGTGAACCTTCTG AGGTGTATTTGCTTATCCAGCAAAGTCTCAAGAATAGAGTCGCCTTGCTAGATGAAGACAGGTGGATGTTTGAAATAGAAGGTGGAAGCCACACATAA
- a CDS encoding uncharacterized protein (BUSCO:252314at4751~EggNog:ENOG410PJSH~COG:U~BUSCO:11641at33183), with translation MTSQIDKTIARQQEKIAAGAYYESHQQLRVIAARYLKQSNYDAAAELLAGGAIALLKAGAQQGASASGGDLAIMLVVDVYNKAEWELSDDEVGNKRRQRLIDILQEFPPEEPTRKRYINEMIAWSAKFGYIETGDPEMHHAVGSIYAEENEVYDAERHLALGTADSAEILARLEYTWYTHDAVHTAGIYAARAVFPYLLTGSFRNANKAFLIFRNQLSSSPTSHALNVQEVSSQSNDVRVYPSLPLLNFTSLLLLAIQRGNADSFKQLLRHYATYIQEAGEWDQALAHIGEVYFGIRIPKQSNPLMDMMGMFFGGGPQGGNRSKTPQRSKAAKQVDAPPVSMDLD, from the exons ATGACCTCCCAGATCGACAAGACAATTGCTCGGCAGCAAGAGAA GATCGCCGCCGGAGCATACTATGAATCCCACCAACAACTTCGTGTCATCGCTGCCCGATACCTGAAACAATCAAACTATGATGCCGCTGCCGAACTACTTGCTGGGGGCGCGATCGCGCTATTAAAAGCTGGAGCTCAGCAAGGTGCCTCCGCTAGTGGCGGTGATCTCGCGATTATGCTTGTGGTTGATGTGTATAACAAGGCTGAGTGGGAGCTTTCCGACGATGAAGTAGGCAATAAGAGAAGAC AGCGTTTAATCGATATTCTGCAAGAGTTCCCACCCGAAGAGCCTACGAGAAAGAGATATATAAATGAAATGATTGCGTGGAGTGCAAAGTTTGGATATATTGAAACAGGCGACCCAGAGATGCATCATGCTGTTGGGTCTATCTATGCTGAAG AAAACGAAGTGTATGACGCAGAACGACATTTGGCTTTAGGGACAGCCGACTCGGCGGAGATACTAGCACGACTAGAGTACACTTGGTATACTCACGATGCGGTGCACACAGCAGGAATATATGCAGCTCGTGCAGTATTCCCTTATCTACTGACTGGAAGCTTTCGAAACGCGAATAAGGcatttttgattttcagaAACCAGTTATCATCGTCCCCAACAAGCCATGCCCTCAATGTCCAAGAAGTGAGCAGTCAGAGTAATGACGTTCGCGTTTATCCATCACTACCACTGCTAAATTTCACAAgtttgctgctgctggctATTCAACGCGGAAATGCAGACTCGTTCAAGCAGTTGCTAAGGCACTATGCGACGTATATCCAGGAAGCAGGAGAATGGGACCAGGCGCTGGCTCATATCGGGGAGGTTTATTTTGGCATAAGGATACCCAAACAGTCGAATCCTTTAATGGATATGATGGGAATGTTCTTTGGCGGAGGTCCTCAAGGTGGAAATAGGTCAAAGACGCCGCAACGATCCAAAGCCGCGAAGCAGGTTGATGCTCCGCCAGTGTCGATGGATTTGGATTAG
- a CDS encoding uncharacterized protein (BUSCO:252314at4751~EggNog:ENOG410PJSH~COG:U), protein MLVVDVYNKAEWELSDDEVGNKRRQRLIDILQEFPPEEPTRKRYINEMIAWSAKFGYIETGDPEMHHAVGSIYAEENEVYDAERHLALGTADSAEILARLEYTWYTHDAVHTAGIYAARAVFPYLLTGSFRNANKAFLIFRNQLSSSPTSHALNVQEVSSQSNDVRVYPSLPLLNFTSLLLLAIQRGNADSFKQLLRHYATYIQEAGEWDQALAHIGEVYFGIRIPKQSNPLMDMMGMFFGGGPQGGNRSKTPQRSKAAKQVDAPPVSMDLD, encoded by the exons ATGCTTGTGGTTGATGTGTATAACAAGGCTGAGTGGGAGCTTTCCGACGATGAAGTAGGCAATAAGAGAAGAC AGCGTTTAATCGATATTCTGCAAGAGTTCCCACCCGAAGAGCCTACGAGAAAGAGATATATAAATGAAATGATTGCGTGGAGTGCAAAGTTTGGATATATTGAAACAGGCGACCCAGAGATGCATCATGCTGTTGGGTCTATCTATGCTGAAG AAAACGAAGTGTATGACGCAGAACGACATTTGGCTTTAGGGACAGCCGACTCGGCGGAGATACTAGCACGACTAGAGTACACTTGGTATACTCACGATGCGGTGCACACAGCAGGAATATATGCAGCTCGTGCAGTATTCCCTTATCTACTGACTGGAAGCTTTCGAAACGCGAATAAGGcatttttgattttcagaAACCAGTTATCATCGTCCCCAACAAGCCATGCCCTCAATGTCCAAGAAGTGAGCAGTCAGAGTAATGACGTTCGCGTTTATCCATCACTACCACTGCTAAATTTCACAAgtttgctgctgctggctATTCAACGCGGAAATGCAGACTCGTTCAAGCAGTTGCTAAGGCACTATGCGACGTATATCCAGGAAGCAGGAGAATGGGACCAGGCGCTGGCTCATATCGGGGAGGTTTATTTTGGCATAAGGATACCCAAACAGTCGAATCCTTTAATGGATATGATGGGAATGTTCTTTGGCGGAGGTCCTCAAGGTGGAAATAGGTCAAAGACGCCGCAACGATCCAAAGCCGCGAAGCAGGTTGATGCTCCGCCAGTGTCGATGGATTTGGATTAG